A part of Vulpes vulpes isolate BD-2025 chromosome 15, VulVul3, whole genome shotgun sequence genomic DNA contains:
- the LOC112919828 gene encoding olfactory receptor 4F21-like, giving the protein MSMDGLNNSVVSEFVLLGLSSSWETRVFLMLTFSLIYLGIILGNLFIFFLVIFDSHLHSPMYFFLANLSFIDMGVASTTVPKMIGDLLNEYKIISFQGCMTQICFIHIMGGVEMVLLIAMAFDRYMAICKPLHYLNIMNPKICVSFVITGWVIGVIHAMSQFAFIINLPFCGPNEVDSFYCDFPRIIKLACTDGAKFEFIIAANSGFMSMGTFFLLILSYVFILVTVWKRASGDLSKAFVTLSSHITVVVLFFTPCMFLYVWPFPTSSIDKYLFIADFAITPILNPIIYTLRNKDIKVSVKRLSKWGHYGRRC; this is encoded by the coding sequence ATGTCAATGGATGGACTAAATAATTCTGTGGTTTCTGAGTTTGTGTTGCTGGGACTCTCTAGTTCTTGGGAAACTAGAGTTTTTCTCATGTTGACATTTTCCTTGATCTATTTAGGGATAATCCTgggaaatctcttcattttctttttggtaatttttgattCTCACCTACATTctcccatgtacttcttcctggcCAATCTGTCCTTCATTGACATGGGGGTTGCCTCTACAACAGTCCCAAAGATGATTGGGGACCTTTTAAATGAATACAAGATAATTTCCTTCCAAGGTTGCATGACACAGATATGCTTCATCCACATCATGGGAGGAGTGGAGATGGTGCTGCTCATAGCCATGGCATTTGACAGGTACATGGCAATTTGTAAGCCTCTGCACTATCTGAACATCATGAACCCTAAAATATGTGTTTCATTTGTAATCACTGGCTGGGTGATTGGAGTGATCCATGCTATGTCTCAGTTTGCTTTCATTATAAACTTGCCTTTTTGTGGTCCTAATGAAGTAGACAGCTTTTACTGTGACTTTCCCAGAATCATAAAGCTTGCGTGCACAGATGGAGCCAAGTTTGAGTTTATTATTGCTGCTAACAGTGGCTTCATGAGCATGGGCACCTTCTTCTTGCTAATCCTTTCCTATGTCTTCATTTTGGTCACTGTCTGGAAACGTGCTTCAGGAGATTTATCCAAAGCATTTGTCACACTGTCATCTCACATCACTGTGGTGGTTCTATTTTTCACTCCATGCATGTTTCTCTATGTCTGGCCTTTCCCCACATCATCAATTGACAAATACCTGTTCATTGCTGACTTTGCTATCACCCCCATTTTAAATCCCATAATATATACATTAAGGAACAAAGACATAAAGGTATCTGTAAAACGACTGAGCAAATGGGGACATTATGGCAGACGTTGCTAA